Proteins encoded together in one Halothermothrix orenii H 168 window:
- a CDS encoding glycosyltransferase produces the protein MLTVLYPPTIDWDFLMQRPQHLMKQFAKHGWKVLYANKTQGKPDVKEVTPNLYVYSNFNYLLENLTDEVDILYISWARHHRLPGQIPHRITIYDCIDDFLEWEDQEKIMLKRADLVFTSSRVLYDKKRKEHDRVYLIRNGCDLDHIRSSTFMPTVLKHLKRPIIGFVGALGKWVDTEALGQVAQHFTTITIGPEFGQKKPDGIIDLGVINYNNLPPYYNNIDIGIIPFLNTRTARAANPIKMYEYLAAGKPVVASNLPELKQFPGHVYTVDNNRSFIDMIKFALKNNSPSREKKRIELARKNSWKVRFSKIKSIVEDYL, from the coding sequence ATGCTTACTGTCCTCTATCCTCCCACCATCGACTGGGATTTTCTAATGCAGAGGCCCCAGCATCTAATGAAGCAATTTGCCAAACACGGCTGGAAAGTACTGTATGCCAACAAAACACAGGGGAAACCCGATGTTAAAGAGGTTACCCCGAACCTATATGTTTATAGTAATTTTAATTATCTACTGGAGAACCTGACTGATGAAGTAGATATATTATATATTAGCTGGGCCCGGCACCATAGACTTCCCGGGCAAATTCCCCACAGGATAACCATCTACGACTGTATTGATGATTTTCTGGAGTGGGAAGACCAGGAGAAAATAATGTTAAAAAGGGCCGATTTAGTTTTTACATCTTCCCGGGTCTTATATGACAAAAAAAGAAAAGAACATGACAGGGTTTACCTCATCAGAAATGGTTGTGACTTAGACCATATCCGTTCCAGTACTTTTATGCCGACAGTACTTAAGCACCTTAAAAGACCGATTATAGGTTTTGTCGGGGCTCTGGGCAAATGGGTAGATACTGAAGCCCTGGGTCAGGTAGCACAGCATTTTACCACTATTACCATCGGACCCGAGTTTGGCCAGAAAAAGCCTGACGGTATAATTGACCTGGGGGTCATTAATTATAATAATCTACCACCGTATTACAATAATATCGATATCGGAATTATTCCTTTTCTTAATACCAGAACAGCCCGGGCTGCCAATCCTATTAAAATGTATGAATACCTGGCAGCGGGAAAACCGGTGGTCGCTTCCAATCTTCCTGAATTAAAGCAATTCCCCGGCCATGTCTATACAGTAGATAATAACCGGTCCTTTATCGATATGATAAAATTTGCCCTGAAAAATAATTCTCCATCCCGGGAGAAAAAAAGGATAGAGTTGGCCCGTAAAAATTCATGGAAGGTCAGGTTTTCAAAAATAAAATCAATAGTGGAGGACTATTTATGA